One Methylobacterium sp. NMS14P DNA window includes the following coding sequences:
- a CDS encoding sigma-70 family RNA polymerase sigma factor: protein MTDALVAQDGEADRSSPQVPPEPAILPTGVRDHLGLQLRAAYEAITQAQTPPRLLDLVAQLDAALEGPRRDDAAVFRAGLTETLPGLRAFAVSLVGDASRADDLVQETVLRAWARQDLFVPGSNLKAWLCTILRNQFYTECRKRKREIEDVNGAAAAQLTAPAAQEHGSDLQVVWSHIGKLPELQREALLLVGAQGLTYEAAAEVMGCQTGTVKSRVSRARALLVAHLA from the coding sequence TTGACGGACGCGTTGGTTGCTCAAGACGGCGAGGCCGATCGGTCGAGCCCACAGGTGCCTCCGGAACCGGCCATCTTGCCCACCGGTGTGCGGGATCATCTCGGCCTGCAACTGCGCGCCGCCTACGAGGCCATCACGCAGGCGCAGACCCCGCCGCGGCTGCTCGATCTCGTCGCGCAGCTCGATGCGGCTCTGGAGGGACCGCGCCGGGACGATGCTGCGGTTTTTCGCGCCGGCCTGACCGAGACACTCCCCGGCTTGCGCGCGTTCGCCGTTTCGCTCGTCGGGGACGCTTCGCGCGCCGACGATCTGGTTCAGGAGACGGTGCTCCGGGCCTGGGCACGGCAGGACCTGTTCGTACCGGGCTCGAACCTGAAGGCGTGGCTCTGCACCATCCTGCGCAACCAGTTCTACACCGAATGCCGCAAGCGGAAGCGCGAGATCGAGGACGTGAACGGTGCTGCCGCAGCGCAACTCACCGCCCCCGCTGCCCAGGAGCACGGTTCTGACCTGCAGGTCGTCTGGTCCCACATCGGCAAGCTGCCGGAGCTGCAGCGTGAGGCCCTGCTCCTCGTGGGGGCCCAGGGCCTGACCTACGAGGCGGCCGCGGAGGTTATGGGCTGCCAGACCGGGACCGTGAAGAGTCGGGTGAGCCGCGCCCGGGCCTTGCTCGTCGCCCATCTCGCCTGA